From the genome of Symphalangus syndactylus isolate Jambi chromosome 5, NHGRI_mSymSyn1-v2.1_pri, whole genome shotgun sequence, one region includes:
- the LOC129481586 gene encoding LOW QUALITY PROTEIN: COP9 signalosome complex subunit 3-like (The sequence of the model RefSeq protein was modified relative to this genomic sequence to represent the inferred CDS: deleted 1 base in 1 codon), translating to MASALEQFVNSVPRLSAQGQMTQLCELINKSGELLAKNLSHLDTVLGALDVQEHSLGVLAVLFVKFSMPSVPDLETLFSQVRLFISTCNGEHIRYATDTFAGLCHQLTNALVERKQPLRGIVILKQAIDKMQLNTNQLTSIHADLCQLCLLAKCFKPALPYLDVDMMDICKENGAYDAKHFFCYYYYGGMIYTGLKNFERALYFYEQAITTPAMAVSHIMLESYKKYILVSLILLGKVQQLPKYTSQIVGRFIKPLSNVYHELAQVYSTNNPLELQNLVNKHSETFTRDNNMGLEKQFLSSLYKKNIQRLTKASSMIEELQQYVCQLKQQLQESQIQTKEQLRDQENKFQMEKIHLKHTYEKKIIDIRREYETKLKGLMPASLRQELEDTISSLKSQINFLQKKVSILQEKLLHIKAEGTAHKQVTARENAMDAISRLRCGLLPAGLKIWIL from the exons ATGGCGTCTGCCCTGGAACAGTTCGTGAACAGTGTCCCACGGCTCTCGGCTCAAGGGCAAATGACACAGCTTTGTGAACTGATTAACAAAAGTGGGGAACTCCTTGCGAAGAACTTATCCCATCTGGACACTGTGCTCGGGGCTCTGGATGTACAGGAACACTCCTTGGGCGTCCTTGCTGTTTTGTTTGTGAAGTTTTCTATGCCCAGTGTTCCTGACTTGGAAACGCTATTCTCACAGGTTCGGCTCTTCATCAGTACTTGTAATGGGGAGCACATTCGATATGCAACAGACACTTTTGCT GGCTTATGCCATCAGCTAACAAATGCACTTGTGGAAAGAAAACAGCCCCTGCGAGGAATTGTCATCCTTAAGCAAGCCATAGACAAGATGCAGCTGAATACAAACCAGCTGACCTCAATACATGCTGATCTCTGCCAGCTTTGTTTGCTAGCAAAATGCTTCAAGCCTGCCCTTCCGTATCTTGACGTGGATATGATGGATATCTGTAAAGAGAATGGAGCCTATGATGCAAAGCACTTTTTCTGTTACTATTATTATGGAGGGATGATCTATACTGGGCTGAAGAACTTTGAAAGAGCTCTCTACTTTTATGAACAGGCTATAACTACTCCTGCCATGGCGGTCAGTCATATCATGTTGGAatcatataaaaagtatattttagtgTCTTTGATATTACTTGGCAAAGTACAACAGCTACCAAAATATACATCTCAAATTGTGGGTAGATTCATTAAGCCTCTTAGCAATGTATACCACGAGTTAGCACAAGTGTATTCAACCAACAACCCCTTAGAACTCCAAAACCTGGTGAATAAGCACAGTGAAACCTTCACTCGCGATAACAACATGGGGCTGGAGAAGCAATTCTTGTCATCTCTTTATAAGAAGAATATTCAGAGGCTAACAAAGGCATCTAGTATGATTGAAGAATTACAGCAGTATGTCTGTCAATTAAAACAGCAGTTacaagaatcacaaattcaaacaAAGGAACAACTAAGGGATCaagaaaataagtttcaaatggagaaaattcatttaaaacacacctatgaaaaaaagataattgacATACGACGAGAATATGAAACAAAATTGAAAGGATTGATGCCAGCATCCCTAAGACAAGAACTTGAAGACACCATCTCCTCCCTAAAATCACAGATTAATTTTCtgcaaaagaaagtttccatCCTTCAAGAAAAGTTACTACATATCAAGGCAGAAGGTACAGCCCATAAGCAGGTAACTGCACGAGAGAATGCAATGGATGCAATTTCCAGGCTACGCTGTGGACTTCTTCCAGCAGGTTTGAAGATTTGGATATTGTAA
- the LOC129481781 gene encoding LOW QUALITY PROTEIN: splicing factor U2AF 35 kDa subunit-like (The sequence of the model RefSeq protein was modified relative to this genomic sequence to represent the inferred CDS: inserted 2 bases in 1 codon; substituted 1 base at 1 genomic stop codon) codes for MAEYPASIFGPEKVNCSFYFKIGACLHGDRCSWLHHKPTFSQTIALLNIYCNPQNSSQSADGLRCAVSDVEMQEHYDEFFEEVFIELEEKYGEVEEMNVCDNLGDHLVGNVXVKLCPEEDAXNNRWFNGQPIHAELSPVTDFRGACCRQYEMGECTRGGFCNFMHLKPISRELRRKLCGQRRKKHR; via the exons ATGGCGGAGTATCCGGCCTCCATCTTTGGTCCCGAGAAAGTcaattgttcattttatttcaaaattggagCATGTCTTCATGGAGACAGGTGCTCTTGGTTGCACCATAAACCGACATTTAGCCAGACCATTGCCCTCTTAAACATTTACTGTAACCCTCAAAACTCTTCCCAGTCGGCCGACGGTTTGCGCTGTGCCGTGAGCGATGTTGAGATGCAGGAACACTACGATGAATTTTTTGAGGAGGTTTTTATAGAATTGGAGGAGAAGTATGGGGAAGTTGAGGAGATGAATGTCTGTGACAACCTGGGAGACCACCTGGTGGGGAACGTGTAAGTCAAGCTTTGCCCTGAGGAAGATGC GAACAACCGTTGGTTTAACGGACAGCCGATCCACGCCGAGCTGTCACCTGTGACGGACTTCAGGGGAGCCTGCTGCCGTCAGTATGAGATGGGAGAATGCACACGAGGCGGCTTCTGCAACTTCATGCATTTGAAGCCCATTTCCAGAGAGCTGCGGCGGAAGCTGTGTGGGCAGCGTCGCAAGAAGCACAGATGA